A region from the Nocardia terpenica genome encodes:
- a CDS encoding nitroreductase family deazaflavin-dependent oxidoreductase: MAKQSAVLRTMMRASAAVHRFVFSASKGRLLGSNRFGGMPVLMLTTTGRKSGKQRTTMLTAPVQENGTFVVVASGGGSDTTPAWFLNLRDNPMVEVSDGAQARPMRARIASAQERAELWPKVVAEYQGYEEYQKKTTREIPLVILEPA; this comes from the coding sequence ATGGCGAAACAGAGTGCGGTACTCCGGACGATGATGCGCGCATCCGCGGCGGTCCATCGGTTCGTCTTCTCGGCGAGTAAGGGCAGGCTCCTGGGCTCGAATCGCTTCGGCGGCATGCCGGTGCTGATGCTGACCACGACCGGGCGAAAGAGCGGCAAGCAACGAACGACAATGCTGACCGCACCCGTTCAGGAAAACGGAACCTTCGTCGTCGTCGCCTCCGGGGGCGGCAGCGACACCACCCCGGCCTGGTTCCTGAACCTACGAGACAACCCGATGGTCGAGGTCAGCGACGGCGCCCAGGCCCGACCGATGCGAGCTCGCATCGCCTCGGCGCAGGAACGAGCGGAACTGTGGCCCAAGGTCGTAGCGGAGTACCAGGGATACGAGGAGTATCAGAAGAAAACCACCCGCGAAATCCCGCTGGTAATCCTCGAACCCGCGTAA
- the bla gene encoding class A beta-lactamase, with the protein MLAAALLVPAAGYLATAAGSAAAPDTGSAAPPRPDPVASLAELERRYGARLGVFAVATGTGATLAYRADDRFAMCSTFKGLAAAAVLSRNPLSHLDTRVSFTRDEIRSISPVTERHVDTGMTIGQLCDAAIRYSDGTAGNLLLDDIGGPAALTAYLRTLGDPWSPMDNYEPELNRDAPGDERDTSTPRALATDYRTLVLGTALSPEKRGLLTDWLLRSTTGTGRIRGAVPASWPVAHKTGTGDYGRANDVAIIYPPSTPPLVLAIMSDISNDYNAQPSDQLIAEAATRTLTTLCAWP; encoded by the coding sequence ATGCTCGCCGCGGCGTTGCTGGTTCCCGCGGCGGGGTATCTCGCCACGGCCGCAGGTTCGGCGGCGGCGCCGGATACGGGTTCGGCGGCGCCGCCGCGGCCGGATCCTGTTGCGTCGCTGGCCGAACTGGAGCGTCGGTACGGTGCGCGGCTCGGCGTGTTCGCGGTGGCGACCGGCACGGGCGCCACCCTCGCGTACCGGGCCGACGACCGGTTCGCCATGTGTTCGACGTTCAAAGGGCTCGCCGCCGCGGCGGTCCTGTCCCGAAACCCGTTGTCGCACCTGGATACTCGGGTGTCATTCACCCGGGACGAGATCCGCTCGATCTCCCCGGTCACCGAGCGGCACGTCGACACCGGCATGACGATCGGGCAGTTGTGCGATGCGGCGATCCGCTACAGCGACGGCACCGCGGGCAATCTGCTGCTCGACGATATCGGTGGCCCGGCCGCGCTGACCGCCTATCTGCGCACCCTGGGTGACCCCTGGAGCCCCATGGACAACTATGAGCCCGAGCTCAATCGAGACGCTCCCGGCGACGAACGCGACACCAGCACACCCCGCGCACTCGCCACCGATTACCGCACCCTTGTGCTCGGCACCGCTCTGTCGCCCGAGAAGCGTGGCCTGCTTACCGATTGGCTGCTGCGCAGCACCACCGGCACCGGCCGCATCCGCGGCGCAGTTCCCGCGAGCTGGCCGGTCGCCCACAAGACCGGCACTGGCGATTACGGGCGAGCCAACGACGTCGCCATCATCTACCCACCGTCGACTCCGCCGCTGGTCCTGGCGATCATGTCCGACATATCCAACGACTACAACGCCCAGCCCAGCGACCAACTCATCGCCGAAGCCGCCACACGAACACTCACCACACTGTGCGCCTGGCCGTGA
- a CDS encoding SulP family inorganic anion transporter yields the protein MSTDTDTTSRPVAPPGRSWSERLSSISRHDLPASIVVFLVALPLSLGIAVASGAPVAAGLIAAAVGGIVVGIFGGSPLQVSGPAAGLTVVVAETINQFGWKTTCFITVAAGLLQIVFGLSRIARAALAIAPVVVHAMLAGIGVTIALQQVHVLLGGSSRSSALKNLEDLPEQLLNLHGASVVIGLAVIAIMLGWRYVPGKARLIPGPLVAVLVGTVLSLVLPGDPERIAINGSLFDAIGLPEMPSGSWGAVALAVLTIALIASVESLLSAVAVDKMHSGERTNFDRELMAQGAANMTSGLLGGLPVTGVIVRSATNVQAGARTRASALLHGVWILVFSIALVGVVQQIPKAALAGLLIVIGIQLVKLAHIRMARRTGDLVVYLATILGVVFMNLLEGVLIGLVLAFALLLWRVVKVSVQAAPVAGTERWIVSIDGTCTFLALPKLSSEFAKVPTGADVLVELTVDFLDHAAYEAIHDWARQHENTGGTVEFVEIGTARMEHATAGPPRRGRTRGMLDAAIGPWPERNGNAVAAGIAAYHRGHAHVMRPHLDDLHHSQDPDSFFLTCADSRIVPNVITNSGPGDLFTVRNVGNLVPADGSDSSVEAALAFALGNLSVRNVVVCGHSGCGAMHGLLSGVPAGPGLGDWLAKGGPSVQRYRAGHPVAAAAAAAGFGEADQLSMVNVAVQLDTLYAHPVVRQAMAERGIRVSGLFFDIPTARVLEITTDGIAEISEAHVARV from the coding sequence ATGTCCACCGACACCGACACGACATCGCGTCCGGTCGCTCCGCCGGGGCGGTCCTGGTCCGAACGGCTGTCCTCGATTTCCCGCCACGATCTGCCCGCCTCGATCGTGGTGTTCCTGGTCGCGCTGCCCCTGTCGTTGGGCATCGCGGTAGCCTCCGGCGCCCCCGTCGCCGCCGGACTGATCGCCGCCGCCGTCGGTGGCATCGTGGTCGGCATCTTCGGCGGATCCCCCCTGCAGGTCAGCGGCCCCGCGGCCGGACTGACCGTGGTCGTCGCCGAGACCATCAACCAATTCGGCTGGAAGACAACCTGTTTCATCACCGTCGCGGCCGGGCTGCTGCAGATCGTGTTCGGCCTCAGCCGAATCGCGCGCGCGGCGCTGGCCATCGCGCCGGTCGTGGTGCACGCCATGCTGGCCGGTATCGGCGTCACCATCGCGCTGCAGCAGGTGCATGTGCTGCTGGGTGGTTCGTCGCGCAGCTCGGCCCTGAAGAACCTCGAGGACCTGCCCGAGCAGCTGCTGAATCTGCACGGCGCCTCCGTCGTGATCGGCCTCGCGGTGATCGCCATCATGCTGGGCTGGCGCTACGTGCCCGGTAAGGCGCGCCTGATTCCGGGCCCGCTGGTCGCGGTGCTCGTCGGCACCGTGCTGTCGCTGGTTCTGCCGGGCGATCCGGAGCGCATCGCCATCAACGGCTCGCTCTTCGACGCCATCGGACTGCCCGAGATGCCCAGCGGCAGTTGGGGTGCGGTCGCGCTGGCGGTGCTGACCATCGCCCTGATCGCCAGCGTGGAGAGCCTGCTGTCGGCGGTCGCGGTGGACAAGATGCACTCCGGCGAGCGCACGAACTTCGACCGGGAACTCATGGCGCAGGGCGCGGCCAATATGACCTCCGGCCTGCTCGGCGGCCTGCCGGTCACCGGTGTCATCGTGCGCAGCGCCACCAATGTGCAGGCGGGCGCGCGCACCCGCGCCTCGGCCCTGCTGCACGGCGTCTGGATTCTGGTGTTCTCCATCGCGCTGGTCGGCGTGGTGCAGCAGATTCCGAAGGCGGCGCTGGCCGGTCTGCTCATCGTGATCGGTATCCAGCTGGTCAAGCTGGCGCACATCCGGATGGCAAGGCGCACCGGCGATCTCGTCGTCTACCTCGCGACCATCCTGGGCGTGGTGTTCATGAACCTGCTCGAGGGTGTGCTCATCGGCCTGGTGCTGGCGTTCGCGCTGCTGCTGTGGCGCGTGGTCAAGGTCTCGGTGCAGGCGGCCCCGGTGGCCGGTACCGAGCGCTGGATCGTGAGCATCGACGGCACCTGCACCTTCCTGGCGCTGCCCAAGCTGTCCTCGGAGTTCGCGAAGGTCCCGACCGGCGCCGATGTGCTGGTGGAGCTGACCGTCGACTTCCTCGACCACGCCGCCTACGAGGCCATCCACGACTGGGCGCGTCAGCACGAGAATACCGGTGGCACAGTAGAATTCGTGGAGATCGGCACCGCGCGCATGGAGCACGCCACCGCCGGTCCGCCGCGGCGCGGCCGCACCCGCGGCATGCTGGACGCGGCCATCGGCCCGTGGCCGGAGCGCAACGGCAATGCCGTCGCCGCCGGTATCGCGGCCTACCATCGCGGCCACGCCCACGTGATGCGCCCGCACCTGGACGACCTGCATCACAGCCAGGACCCGGATTCGTTCTTCCTCACCTGCGCGGATTCCCGGATCGTGCCGAACGTGATCACCAACAGCGGCCCCGGCGACCTGTTCACGGTCCGCAATGTCGGCAACCTGGTGCCCGCCGATGGCTCGGACTCCTCGGTGGAGGCGGCCTTGGCCTTCGCGCTGGGCAACCTGTCGGTGCGAAATGTGGTGGTGTGCGGCCATTCCGGGTGCGGCGCCATGCATGGGCTGCTGAGCGGAGTCCCCGCGGGCCCCGGCCTCGGCGACTGGCTCGCCAAGGGCGGACCGAGCGTGCAGCGCTACCGGGCGGGGCATCCCGTCGCCGCCGCGGCGGCCGCCGCGGGCTTCGGCGAGGCCGACCAGCTGAGCATGGTCAATGTGGCCGTCCAGTTGGATACCTTGTACGCCCATCCGGTGGTGCGACAGGCCATGGCGGAACGCGGGATTCGGGTGTCGGGGTTGTTCTTCGATATTCCGACGGCCCGTGTTCTGGAGATCACGACCGATGGGATCGCGGAGATCAGCGAGGCGCACGTGGCTCGGGTCTGA
- a CDS encoding carbonic anhydrase → MSTDTDSVRRTLLFGLFAALRHNLLGGMVIGLVLAFVLLLWRVVRVAISVRPVGGGRWLVTVDGTCTFLALPRLVGELAAVPPGVPVIVELTVDFLDHAAHDALRDWADGHEKSGGTVEFVEMGAARCLLDDVLGPWRRTAQGDPVVAGVAAYHRRHAHLVRPHLGRPRDVQHPDSLFLTCADSRIVPNVITNSGPGDLFTVRNIGNLVPADGRDSSVEAALVYALDTLRVRSVVVCGHSGCGAMDALFHHRVTGPGLGDWLAHGRPALDRYRAGHPVAAAAAEAGFGEIDRLGMVNVAVQLEALARHPVVRRAVLARGVVLSGLFFDISTARVLEITIDGVDEIEDTAEPTTALPV, encoded by the coding sequence ATGTCCACCGACACCGACTCGGTTCGTCGCACATTGCTGTTCGGCCTATTCGCTGCGCTACGCCACAATCTGTTGGGTGGCATGGTGATTGGTCTGGTGCTGGCGTTTGTGCTGCTGTTGTGGCGGGTGGTGCGGGTGGCGATCTCCGTGCGGCCGGTCGGCGGCGGTCGATGGTTGGTTACCGTGGACGGGACCTGTACGTTTCTGGCGTTGCCGCGGCTGGTGGGTGAGCTTGCGGCGGTGCCCCCGGGTGTCCCGGTGATTGTGGAGTTGACCGTCGACTTTCTCGACCATGCCGCCCACGACGCCCTGCGCGACTGGGCCGATGGGCATGAGAAGTCCGGTGGCACCGTGGAATTCGTCGAGATGGGGGCGGCGCGGTGCCTGCTCGACGATGTGCTCGGGCCCTGGCGGCGCACCGCGCAGGGGGATCCGGTCGTCGCGGGCGTGGCCGCCTACCACCGCCGTCACGCCCACCTCGTGCGGCCGCACCTGGGTCGGCCGCGCGATGTGCAGCATCCGGATTCGCTCTTTCTCACCTGCGCGGATTCGCGGATCGTGCCCAATGTCATCACCAACAGCGGGCCGGGCGACCTGTTCACCGTGCGCAATATCGGCAATCTGGTGCCCGCCGACGGTCGCGACAGCTCGGTGGAGGCCGCCCTGGTCTACGCGCTGGACACGCTGCGGGTCCGGTCGGTGGTCGTCTGCGGTCACTCCGGCTGCGGCGCGATGGACGCGCTGTTCCACCACAGGGTGACCGGACCCGGGCTCGGCGACTGGCTCGCCCACGGGCGGCCCGCCCTGGACCGCTACCGCGCCGGGCATCCCGTCGCCGCGGCCGCGGCCGAGGCCGGATTCGGCGAGATCGATCGGCTCGGCATGGTCAATGTCGCCGTGCAGCTCGAGGCGCTGGCCCGGCACCCGGTGGTGCGGCGCGCGGTGCTGGCGCGCGGCGTCGTGCTGTCCGGACTGTTCTTCGACATCTCCACCGCCCGCGTCCTCGAGATCACCATCGACGGCGTCGACGAGATCGAGGACACCGCAGAGCCAACAACGGCACTGCCGGTATAA
- a CDS encoding helix-turn-helix transcriptional regulator, which yields MTELGEFLRAKRAALSPERAGIDTAGRVRRVPGLRRDEVALLAEVGVDHYTRLEQGRANGVSEAVVAGIARALQLTADERAYLLALANPQVSPRRTARRPSAARVAAPTRILLDGLTGMPALVMDRRMDILAWNQLATELFVNFAELPAAERNMVRLLFLDPRVRSRYRDWAAVAADAVARVRTAAAEYPDDTRLTTLIGELSIRDADFRRWWGGRAVRSAESGRKVFAHPTAGDLELDWQALRFTNRADQTLIVYTAVPGSPTEQALQFLQSWNAAPHR from the coding sequence ATGACCGAGCTGGGAGAGTTCCTGCGCGCGAAGCGGGCCGCGTTGTCGCCGGAGCGAGCCGGGATCGATACCGCGGGGCGGGTGCGGCGGGTGCCGGGGCTGCGGCGCGATGAGGTGGCGCTGTTGGCCGAAGTGGGAGTCGATCATTACACCCGGCTCGAACAGGGCCGCGCCAACGGGGTTTCCGAGGCAGTGGTGGCCGGGATCGCCCGGGCGCTGCAACTGACCGCCGATGAGCGCGCCTATCTGCTCGCCTTGGCCAATCCGCAGGTCTCACCTCGCCGCACGGCCCGGCGGCCGTCCGCCGCCCGGGTCGCGGCGCCGACCCGCATCCTGCTCGACGGCCTCACCGGGATGCCCGCGCTGGTGATGGATCGGCGGATGGACATCCTGGCATGGAATCAGCTGGCGACGGAGTTGTTCGTGAACTTCGCCGAATTGCCTGCGGCCGAACGCAATATGGTCCGCCTGCTGTTCCTCGACCCCCGCGTGCGGTCGCGGTACCGGGATTGGGCCGCGGTGGCCGCCGACGCGGTGGCGCGGGTCCGCACGGCCGCCGCCGAATATCCCGACGATACCCGGCTCACCACCCTGATCGGCGAATTGTCCATACGCGACGCCGATTTCCGGCGCTGGTGGGGCGGCCGGGCCGTGAGGTCCGCAGAGTCCGGACGCAAGGTCTTCGCACACCCGACGGCGGGCGACCTCGAACTCGATTGGCAGGCATTGCGATTCACCAATCGCGCGGATCAGACGCTGATCGTCTACACCGCGGTACCGGGTTCGCCGACCGAGCAGGCCCTCCAGTTCCTACAGTCCTGGAACGCCGCGCCCCACCGGTAG
- a CDS encoding iron-containing alcohol dehydrogenase encodes MRSSTRSRASAGGACSRPAGMAVGTGMVAHSGGKQRPSAVHSEIPANPSTAAADVGTAVARDCRVDLVLALGGGSVLDAAKAVALPCHTDLSAESLDGSECILAPALPIAAAPTTAGTGTETNGFGVLKSADRRIRLRCRHPWRGIAAVRGGYGHIAGLCRRILATDHLRPARRRRRR; translated from the coding sequence ATGCGCTCGAGCACCCGCTCCAGGGCGAGCGCGGGCGGGGCCTGCTCGCGCCCGGCCGGAATGGCGGTCGGCACCGGCATGGTCGCGCACTCCGGCGGGAAACAGCGACCATCGGCGGTGCACAGTGAGATACCCGCCAATCCCTCGACCGCCGCAGCGGACGTGGGGACCGCCGTCGCACGCGACTGTCGAGTCGATCTCGTGCTCGCCCTCGGTGGCGGGTCGGTGCTGGACGCGGCGAAAGCCGTGGCGCTGCCGTGTCATACCGATCTGAGTGCGGAGAGCCTGGATGGCTCCGAATGCATTCTCGCGCCTGCGCTGCCGATTGCCGCAGCGCCCACTACCGCCGGAACCGGCACGGAGACCAATGGTTTCGGCGTTCTGAAGAGCGCCGACCGCCGCATCCGGCTTCGATGCCGTCATCCATGGCGCGGAATCGCTGCTGTCCGAGGGGGCTATGGCCATATCGCGGGCCTATGCCGCCGAATCCTTGCGACCGACCACCTCCGCCCTGCCCGCCGCCGTCGCCGACGGTAG
- a CDS encoding IclR family transcriptional regulator domain-containing protein, with translation MPVPTAIPAGREQAPPALALERVLERIAEVREIGYATADEEFETGLVGVSAPVYGFRDGVLAAINVSAPKQRLGNRLRVAGEFTRTVADQRSAALDAARGRR, from the coding sequence ATGCCGGTGCCGACCGCCATTCCGGCCGGGCGCGAGCAGGCCCCGCCCGCGCTCGCCCTGGAGCGGGTGCTCGAGCGCATCGCCGAGGTCCGCGAGATCGGCTATGCGACGGCGGACGAGGAATTCGAGACGGGCCTGGTCGGCGTCTCCGCTCCCGTCTACGGGTTCCGCGACGGCGTGCTGGCCGCGATCAATGTGTCCGCCCCGAAACAGCGGCTGGGCAACCGCTTACGGGTCGCGGGGGAATTCACCCGCACCGTCGCCGATCAGAGGTCGGCGGCGCTCGACGCGGCGCGGGGTCGACGCTAG
- a CDS encoding GNAT family N-acetyltransferase: MTDIRELHRGETELAAPAMLALRPRWETAGAIVDLIDTRLRPAGYRLAGLFDGEHESAVCVLGFREITTSGWGHVVYVDDLSTLPDARGHGHADRLLSWVEAEARRLGCEALHLDSGVGPDRFAAHRLYMRHHLAIGAHHFHLDL; this comes from the coding sequence ATGACCGATATTCGTGAACTTCACCGGGGCGAGACCGAACTCGCCGCACCGGCCATGCTGGCACTGCGGCCGCGCTGGGAAACCGCCGGGGCCATCGTCGATCTGATCGATACCCGGCTGCGTCCGGCCGGGTATCGGCTGGCCGGGCTGTTCGACGGGGAGCACGAATCCGCGGTCTGCGTCCTCGGTTTCCGGGAGATCACCACCTCCGGCTGGGGTCACGTGGTCTATGTCGACGACCTGTCCACCCTCCCCGACGCCCGCGGCCACGGCCACGCCGACCGGCTCCTGAGCTGGGTGGAGGCCGAGGCCCGCCGCCTCGGCTGCGAAGCGCTGCACCTGGATTCGGGCGTCGGGCCGGACCGCTTCGCCGCGCACCGGCTGTACATGCGCCATCACCTGGCCATCGGTGCGCACCACTTCCACCTGGATCTCTAG
- a CDS encoding ROK family transcriptional regulator, translated as MASTRPTLAGPPSLLRAINDRAALELLLAHGPLSRTQLGALTGLSKPTASQLLARLEAAGLVVPVGTTAGGPGPNAQLYHVNPGAAFVAGLDVTNTEIRIAVADITGGMLAEHRVATKGWPAADTIGNVAAGVLETVELAGLAEGALREVVIGIGGSPEPATGRLRYATHLPGWHSPRLIAELESDIGATVSIENDVNLAAIAEQAHGSAQGCEDFVLLWTGAGVGAAIVIEGRLHRGFNGGAGEVGYMPLPGAPVVHDVRRKNSGGFQQLAGAPAVLALARRHGLTAPTAALAVAEALETPGAGDTFLTVFADRLAVGLAAIVTVIDPELLILGGDVPRAGGERLRSLVQDALAELAIPRPEVRSSTVPGSAVLHGALERALATARDGVFSTH; from the coding sequence GTGGCTTCGACGCGACCCACCCTCGCCGGTCCGCCCAGCCTACTGCGGGCCATCAACGATCGCGCGGCGCTGGAGCTGCTGCTGGCGCACGGCCCGCTGTCGCGCACCCAGCTCGGCGCGCTCACCGGCCTGTCCAAGCCGACCGCCTCCCAGCTGCTGGCGCGGCTGGAGGCCGCCGGGCTGGTCGTTCCGGTGGGCACCACCGCCGGTGGCCCCGGGCCGAATGCGCAGCTGTACCACGTGAATCCGGGTGCGGCGTTCGTCGCCGGGCTCGATGTCACCAATACCGAGATCCGCATCGCCGTCGCCGACATCACCGGCGGCATGCTCGCCGAGCACCGGGTCGCCACCAAGGGCTGGCCCGCCGCCGACACCATCGGCAACGTCGCCGCGGGGGTGCTGGAGACCGTCGAGCTGGCCGGGCTCGCCGAGGGCGCGCTGCGCGAGGTGGTGATCGGCATCGGTGGGTCGCCGGAACCGGCCACCGGCCGTCTCCGCTACGCCACCCATCTGCCCGGCTGGCATTCGCCGCGCCTGATCGCCGAGCTGGAATCCGACATCGGCGCAACGGTTTCCATCGAGAACGACGTGAACCTCGCCGCCATCGCCGAGCAAGCGCACGGCTCGGCGCAGGGGTGTGAGGATTTCGTTCTGCTGTGGACCGGTGCGGGGGTGGGGGCGGCCATCGTCATCGAGGGTCGCCTCCACCGCGGATTCAACGGCGGCGCAGGCGAAGTCGGCTATATGCCGCTGCCGGGCGCGCCGGTCGTGCACGATGTGCGCCGCAAGAATTCCGGTGGCTTCCAGCAATTGGCCGGGGCCCCGGCGGTTCTCGCGCTCGCCCGTCGGCACGGGCTGACCGCGCCGACGGCGGCATTGGCCGTGGCCGAGGCCCTGGAAACGCCGGGGGCCGGTGACACCTTCCTCACCGTGTTCGCCGATCGGCTGGCCGTCGGGTTGGCGGCGATCGTCACGGTGATCGACCCGGAGCTGCTGATTCTGGGCGGGGATGTGCCCCGCGCGGGCGGGGAACGGCTGCGGTCGCTGGTGCAGGATGCGTTGGCGGAGTTGGCGATTCCGCGGCCGGAGGTGCGGTCGAGCACGGTGCCCGGATCGGCGGTCCTGCATGGCGCGCTGGAAAGGGCGTTGGCCACCGCGAGGGACGGTGTTTTCTCTACTCACTGA